In Rhineura floridana isolate rRhiFlo1 chromosome 6, rRhiFlo1.hap2, whole genome shotgun sequence, one genomic interval encodes:
- the TMEM74B gene encoding transmembrane protein 74B, which yields MASSHPLELTVLGNGPGPGQGAPEGGTSAPRRAPSMGIENASYQGEEEEEEKEAETSFPSGQGTGSTPRENMAPPRGDLSPRSEDGPLSDTAGDSADYGFILALVFLVSGILLVIVAYSIPREARVNPDTVSAREMERLEMYYAHLSSHLDKCIIAGLGLLTLGGMLLSVLLMVSIYKGELYRRRPFPASRAPRKTYGSINLRMRQLNGEWGQTLVENEVIQMTEAMNVSQTC from the coding sequence ATGGCGTCCTCACACCCCCTGGAACTGACGGTCTTGGGAAATGGCCCTGGGCCTGGCCAGGGAGCCCCAGAAGGGGGAACTTCAGCACCACGGAGAGCTCCCAGCATGGGAATTGAGAATGCCTCTTatcagggagaggaggaagaagaagagaaggAGGCGGAAACCTCCTTCCCGAGTGGCCAAGGCACAGGAAGCACTCCTAGGGAAAACATGGCGCCCCCTAGGGGAGACCTCTCTCCGAGGTCAGAGGATGGCCCTTTGTCAGACACAGCTGGGGACTCAGCAGACTATGGCTTCATTTTGGCTCTAGTCTTCTTGGTAAGTGGGATTTTGCTTGTGATTGTTGCCTACAGCATCCCACGGGAGGCGCGAGTCAACCCCGACACAGTGTCTGCCAGAGAGATGGAAAGACTCGAGATGTATTACGCCCACCTGAGCTCTCATTTGGACAAGTGCATCATTGCAGGCTTGGGGCTGTTGACTTTGGGGGGGATGCTCCTCTCTGTGCTCCTGATGGTGTCCATCTATAAAGGGGAACTCTACAGAAGAAGGCCGTTCCCAGCTTCCAGAGCTCCCCGGAAGACTTACGGATCTATAAACCTGAGGATGAGGCAGCTTAATGGAGAATGGGGACAAACtttggttgagaatgaggtcaTTCAGATGACGGAGGCTATGAACGTCAGCCAGACCTGCTGA